The following is a genomic window from Paraburkholderia largidicola.
GGGGCGCTCCCGTTACCTGCGAGCAGGTTTCACGAGCGTGAAAGCGTGTTGCTGGAGTTGAGGCAGATGGCGGAAGATCTTGGCGATGCGCACACTATCGGGCACGCATGCGCGCGATGTCTCGCTGGCTACCTGGAGATCGGCGAGGTGGACCGTTTCGAGAGCGCGCTGGAACGGTATCGGCAGATCGCCACTAGCGGACAGCACTTCGTCGACAAGTGGTGCGTGACGGGAGCGCAGGCGATGCGGGCGATACTCGTCGGGGACTTCTCCGAGGCAGAGCACAAGACGCGTGACTCGTTGCAGATGGCACAGTATGCGGACGCAAATCTCGCTACAGGTGTCTACGGCATGCAGATGTTCGCGATTCGTCGCGAACAGGGCCGGCTCGCCGAGGTCGCGCCGATCTTCAAGCGGTTTGTCGACGAGCATTCCGGGGACGCTACGTGGCGGCCAGGATTCATGTTGATTTGCAGCGATCTCGGCTTCGAGGCGCAAGCCCGCGACAATCTCGTTCGGCTTGCAGAATCGGAATCCAGCATCCCCTTGGACAGCAAGCGGCTCGTCACGCTGACCTATCTGGCGGAGGTTGCTGCCCGCCTGCGGGACGTCGAACATGCCGGACGCATCTACGCCCTTCTCCTGCCGTTCCAGGATCAGGTCGTCACGGTTCCGGTCTTTACGCTCTGCTGCGGATCTGCGGCACGGTTTCTCGGCATGCTGGCTCACGCTCTTGGCGACTGGTCAGCCGCCGAACGGCATTTCGAATACGCGCTGCGCATGGACGAGCGCTTGCGAGCGTGGCCTTGGCTCGCGCATGGCCGCCACGAATACGCGCTCATGCTGGCGGCACGCAATGGCATCGGAGATAGAGCACGCGCGCAAGATCTGCTCTCGATGGCAGCGGCCACAGCAAAAAAACTCAAGATGTTCGCGCTCGTCGAGCGCATCGCTGGCGCGCAGACAGGAACAGTGCTCAAAAGCTAGCACAGGCTTGCACAGTTGGATGTGCAATGTGCAGTCGCTATTCAAGGAGAATCACATGCCGCGTTTTATGATTGAACGTAATTTTGCAGAACAGCTTGAGGTCACGGGCGAAAGTGCTGCAACTGTGAAGAGAATCAACGACGAGGAAGGCGTCGAGTGGCTCTTTTCGTTTCTCAGCGCGGATAAGAAGAAAACTTACTGCCTGTATGAGGCGCCCAACGCCGACGCCATCCGTGCCGCCGCACGTAGGGCTAATCTGCCAGCCGATGTGATCATCGAGGTAAGCGACCTGCGGCCGGAAATGTTTAACCAGGAGACGGGCACGGACACATCATCTTATGGCTGAGAGTCCGAAACGACAGGATTGCCACTCACGTTATCATGCAGCGGCGGTAACCACCGATCGACGCGTTTGAGTCTGCTTAAGCGGCAGCGCGTCCCCTGAACCATGACTGGCACTCAGTCAAGGCGGAGACGGGGTCGAGCAGTCGATGACGCAATGCCGAAAGGCGGATGACCCCCTTGGTCATATCACCGGTAACGACGGCGCATATGACGATGATCGGTGCGCCTCGAAAGCGGCCATTATCCCGGCATCGGGCTGAACGGCAGCAACGGATCTATTGTGTTGAAAAACTCGAAATGTGGTATTTGCGAGTAGCATGCAGAAAAATCGACCTCTCAGATCGATCTACAACCCGCTCGCGAGTGTATTGGTTAAGGGTAAAACGACCCCCGCAAACCTGGCGAGAATGACTGTTGTCGAGTTTTTCAACACAATAGGTCGCGTCCTGCCGTTCGCGGTAGTGTGAGCATCGACCGAACGGCGATTGTTCGTCTGTGCCCACACCCTGACATTCGGGCGACTGCTTCGCGATCTCGCTTCCAGATCACTGAGTCGACGCGATTGCGCTGCGCACTATCGTCCAAATGTGCTGCAATATTCACCGATGAAGGAGATCGATCCTTGTGATGGTGATGTCTTTGAGAATATTTCAAAGTCCCCAGATTATGTCGGCATTGTGTACGGCGGCTTCGCGCATCATATTAAGGAACGGCCACGCTCGTTGCGAAAGCCCATTGCCTGGCTCGCGTGTACTGCCCGGAGAACTGTGCAATGCTTCGAGTGCGCGCTCGGCCGCCGCTTCCTCAGTGATCGCAGATTCAAGTCGTTTGATTGCACCATGCAGTTCGTCGTGCATGATGACGCCCCGTTCACCGACCCGCTTGCCGATCAGACCGAGTAAGTATTGCGCCAGATCCCGAAGCATTACCACGTCAGGTGATGCGGTGGATTGAAATGTGATCATCATGGCGGCTCCTTTTCAACAGCTGAGGGCAGCACAGGTTGATGGTCCGATAGACCGGTGCCGCCTCGGGCCAAGGGTTTCTGCGCGGAGATCAACGTGGAACCTTGCGGCCCAGACACATCTCCGGATCGTGCCGCGCCGATGCGCGCGCATCCCGATACGACGCGCGCAATGGCGGAACGGGGGCGGCCTTCAACGCGGACGAGTTGACGAGACTGAGCTTGCAAGAAACGCGAGCAGCCCCCGTGCGGTCAGGTCAGCATTGGAACAGCCTCAATGAGCGCGAAGCCGACAAGTACGCCAACCGCTGCACCAATCAGTCGCGGGTGAAGCCTTTGCAGGTGAAGCGTGTCCAGCACCGTACCGATCAGAATGATGCCGAGCAGTGCAAAAATAACCAGCAGAAAACCAATCTCAAAATCGTTGCCAATAATCATACGACCTCCCGTGCAACGCGCGATCGTCTGTACGTATTTACTATATATCGCAACGTGATACATGTAAAATGAGGCATCGACTGGCCTTTCAGGGAGGGCGATATGTCAGCCTTCAATCGCATACTTTTGTGTTACGACGGAAGCCGTGAGGGGCAGCATGCGCTAGCAGACGGCGCACGCCTGGCGCACGCCTGGCGTACGCCTGGCGTACGCACTCGGCGCACAGGTGCACGTCCTTTCTGTCATCAACGACGCCGCATGGATGCAGGGTGCGGATGTCATGTCGGCTGTGCCGGTCGATACCGTCAGCGATTCTGCTAAAGATGTGCTTGAAGAAGGACTCCAGAGACTGGCAAGGCAAGGAATTAACGCGTTCGGGCATTTTGCGATCGGTGATCCACTGGACAGAATCCCTTTCTTCGCGCACGACCTGAAAATTGATCTGATCGTGGTTGGGCATCGTCGAACGCGAGGGCTTGCACGATGGTGGGGAGGCAAGGCGGATGGCCAGTTGCTGGACAAGGTCGCGTGCAGCGTGCTCGTGGCGATGGGTCCAGAGGCGGGTTAGCCGCCTCGGTGGCAGAAAAATCCATGACCCTATGGCG
Proteins encoded in this region:
- a CDS encoding DUF4242 domain-containing protein, which gives rise to MPRFMIERNFAEQLEVTGESAATVKRINDEEGVEWLFSFLSADKKKTYCLYEAPNADAIRAAARRANLPADVIIEVSDLRPEMFNQETGTDTSSYG
- a CDS encoding DUF1840 domain-containing protein, which codes for MMITFQSTASPDVVMLRDLAQYLLGLIGKRVGERGVIMHDELHGAIKRLESAITEEAAAERALEALHSSPGSTREPGNGLSQRAWPFLNMMREAAVHNADIIWGL
- a CDS encoding universal stress protein, with product MHVLSVINDAAWMQGADVMSAVPVDTVSDSAKDVLEEGLQRLARQGINAFGHFAIGDPLDRIPFFAHDLKIDLIVVGHRRTRGLARWWGGKADGQLLDKVACSVLVAMGPEAG